The DNA window ACGCAGCCACCACCGGCTTTGCGCCAATCTGGTGGCCCTTTGGCCAAGACCTGCCGTTTGTCCCCAAAGACGCCGCCGTGGCCGAGTTGTTCGCCGGTTTGCACTATGTGCTTCAGTGGGTTCTGATTGCGGCCCTGGTTCTGCACATTGCAGGTGCAGTGAAACACCACGTCATCGACCGCGACATGACCCTGCGCCGGATGCTGCCCGGATCTGCCGAGATGCCGCAGCCCCCCGCGCAGAAACACTCGCTCCTGCCGCTTCTGTGCGCCCTGATCCTTTGGGGAGGTGCCTTGACCGGTGGCGCCATGATCGGCGTGTTTTCCCACGCCACGGACCAATCAGAAGTGGCCGAGCTCGAAGCTGTGCAATCCGACTGGCAAGTGACCGAGGGCACGCTGGCCATCACCGTGCAACAATTCGGCAACCCCGTGTCGGGTGCCTTTGCTGACTGGACCGCCGGCATCACCTTTGACGAACCCAGCACACCGGGACCGGCCGGTTCGGTCGATGTCACCATTGCTATCGGCTCACTGACACTAGGGTCGGTTACGGATCAAGCCATGGGGGCGGACTTTTTCAACGCCGAAACTTTCCCGACCGCAACGTTCAAAGGCGAGATCACAAAGACGGACACAGGGTACGATGCCACCGGTCCACTCACCATCCGCGATCAATCGGTGCCGATAACCCTGCCCTTTACGCTGGACCTGCAAGGCGACACAGCCTCCATGACCGGTAAACTGCAGCTCAATCGCCTGGACTTTGCAGTAGGTGCCCATATGCCCGACGAAGGCTCGCTTGGCTTTGGTGTAGACGTGGACATCACCCTGACCGCCACCCGCGGTCAGTAACCAAGCACCACAAAAAAAGGGCCGCCAGATCCTCTCTGGCGGCCCTTTCTTTTTTCTGACGAAAGGCGCTTATTCCGCCTTCATCGCTTCGATCGAGATCTTCACGTTCACTTCGTCGCCGACAAACGGCGCGAACTTGCCCAGGTTGAACTCGGACCGCACCAGCGTGGTGGTTGCGTCGAAACCTGCCCAGGGCTTGCCCGCCATCGGGTGCTCGCCCACCTGGTTCAGCTTGGCGTCCAGCACAACGGACTTGGTCACGCCGTTCAGGGTCAGATCACCGGTGATATTCGCTGTGCCTTCGCCGGTCACATCGATCCCGGTCGAGGTAAAGGTCACCAGATCGCCCTCTTTGGCACCGAAAAAGTCATCGGACATGAAATGGCCTTCACGCTGTTCCCAACCGGTGAACATCGACATGACAGGCATCGACACGTTGACCGACGAATTTGCCGGGTCTTCCTGATCAAACATGATCTCGCCCTCAAAGCCCGAGAACATGCCATAGGTGGTCGAAAACCCAAGGTGGTTGTAGTCGAACAGGACCTGGCTGTGGCTGGAGTCCAGTACATACTTCTCAGGGGCCGAAAGGCCCGCAGTTGCAACAGTGGCAAGGGCGGCGGCAAGCAGGGTGGTTTTCATTGGAATGGCTCCATGCATTGAATACGCAAAATCAAGCGGCCGCATCACGACCACTTGAAAAGAAATGTGCCGCCCGTGGGCGGCAAACAAGTCTCAATTATCCAACAGAGTCTGTTCCCAGATGAACAACCCGTCATCACAGGCGAAAATCAGCTGGCGATGTTCACCATTCCGCTCAGTTGGTTGCGCAGCGCTTGACGCACCTCGGGCGAGGCCAGCGGCAGCTTCATCAGGATCGAACCATCCACATCATAAAGGTCCATCTGACGCTCGTGGAATTTCACGCTGCCCAGGCTTTCATAGCTGCGGCGCAGGACCGTCTGCGGACGGCCACGGTTGTTCTTTTGCAGAACGCGCACCTCGCGGCGGATCGGGTCGAAATAGGCGTCGGGCTGATTGTCCACATGATGCATCATCAGCAGAACCATGCCACTCAGCAAAAGGAAGAATGAAAGCCCCAGCTTCATCACGATCAGATCAGGATCGACCGATGTGCCAGGTAGAACCCACATGCCCGCGGACCCAAGGATAAGGGCTGTTCCGGCAATACGGAAAATCACCGTGCGAATGGGCCAGTTGGGCGCAAAGGTGATCATCAGGGGAACGGTTTCCTCAAACGACGGCATCGCGAGGGGTTGTTGAAGTACTTGCTGTTGAACCGCAGTCATCTCTGTCGTGTCCTGTCGCACTATGCTCCTGAGACGGGCCAATCCCGCCTGCTTTGGTTAACCATGGGTAAACAAGATGACGGGATTGGGGCAGAGAGAGGGCCAAATGGGGCAATGCGGGGGTATTACATAGGCATGTCTTCCAAGGGATTGGTGGCGAGTGGTTCGATGCGGATTTTATTGACCCTCAGCGTTCAAACCAAATTCGACCACAGTTCAGAGGCCAAGCCTATCTATGAAATGCGCAGTTGGGAGAGCAATGGGCAGGAAACATTTCCGCTGTCACAATTGGCCGTAAGCTCGCTCAACGCTGCTTCCAAGCGGCCCAGTTCGTCGATCTTTGCACGGATCTTGGTGATATGAATTTCGGCAACTTCCTTGACAGATCGGCAATCTTCTCTGTCGCCCTCAGACAGGTTTAAGAGTATTTTTGCGTCGGCAAGCGGAAACCCCAGGTCGCGGCACTTCTTTAAGAACCGAAGCCGTCCAACATCATGTTCAGAATACAGTCGTCGATTATTCGATGCCCTTTCAGGTTTCGGCACAATGCCTTCGCGTTCGTAGTAGCGGATCGTTTCAATGCCGACGCCGCTTCGGCGCGATGCCTCGCCAATCGCAATCATGTGAACTTTCCCGGCTTGCTCCTGTAGTTACTACAGAAGTTATACGAGGGGGCGTTGCAGGGACAACTCCGTTCGGTCAGGGAAACACAATGCAGAAATATATTAACCTCAGCTATCTTGCGTCGCTTTCAGCGCTTGGTGTTGCGACTTGCTGTGTGCTGCCAATGACGATGATGGTCTTTGGACTGGGCGGCAGTTGGCTGGCAATCTTTGGAAAGATTGCGTCAGCGAGCCTTTATGTGCTGACAATATCGACGGTTCTGGTGATGGCCTCATGGCTGGCATCCTATCGGCGCAGATCGTTGCTAAAGTTGAAATGGTGGCTTTGCGGAACAACCGCGATCACCGGATTTGCTTGGATCGTTCTTTTTAACGAGGCTCGGATCAACGATTACTTGATTATGCAGATGTGAGATGATGACAGATCAAAGAGTGGTGCTTGAAAGTACGTTGACCTGCCCAAAATGCGGTCACAGTGAAACGGAAACCATGCCGACAGATGCGTGCCAATGGTTCTATGAATGCAAGTCATGCAAAACGGTACTGAAACCCTTGCAAGGCGACTGCTGCGTCTACTGCTCGTATGCCACCGTTGCGTGCCCACCAATCCAGCTGGGCGATAGCTGTTGCGGAAGAAAAGAATGATGGCTTTGATCGCCACGCCGCCGTGGCCACAGAAGCGGTTCTTTGTTCAGCATATGAACCGCTACAATCCCCCTTGCCCACAGCGCCCAGCCGTGTATATGAGGCCATCCTTTCACAAAACGGATAACCGCGCAGCCTCTCGTGGCAGGGTCGTGAAAGGGAACTGGCCCCGCCTTTGAAATGCGCCTTGATAGAAACAGGAGTTCACATGCCGCTGTATGAGCATGTAATGATTGCGCGTCAGGACCTGTCCAACACGCAAGCCGAAGGTCTCATCGAACACTTTGGTGCCGTTCTGTCCGACAATGGCGGTAGCCTTGTCGACCACGAGTACTGGGGCGTCAAAACGATGGCCTACAAGATCAACAAGAACCGCAAGGGCCACTATTCCTTCCTGCGTTCGGATGCACCTGCTCC is part of the Falsiruegeria litorea R37 genome and encodes:
- a CDS encoding GDCCVxC domain-containing (seleno)protein — translated: MTDQRVVLESTLTCPKCGHSETETMPTDACQWFYECKSCKTVLKPLQGDCCVYCSYATVACPPIQLGDSCCGRKE
- the rpsF gene encoding 30S ribosomal protein S6, coding for MPLYEHVMIARQDLSNTQAEGLIEHFGAVLSDNGGSLVDHEYWGVKTMAYKINKNRKGHYSFLRSDAPAPAVQEMERLMRLHDDVMRVLTIKVDEHKEGPSVQMQKRDEREGRRERR
- a CDS encoding YceI family protein, which translates into the protein MKTTLLAAALATVATAGLSAPEKYVLDSSHSQVLFDYNHLGFSTTYGMFSGFEGEIMFDQEDPANSSVNVSMPVMSMFTGWEQREGHFMSDDFFGAKEGDLVTFTSTGIDVTGEGTANITGDLTLNGVTKSVVLDAKLNQVGEHPMAGKPWAGFDATTTLVRSEFNLGKFAPFVGDEVNVKISIEAMKAE
- a CDS encoding cytochrome b/b6 domain-containing protein, producing MSLSNSFQNYGGVAKTFHWLTALLILTALPLGLIADNLAEAVIDPAIASTDADVARAALLFSLHKTVGVTVFFVALLRILWALTQPKPGLLNADHKLEALAAETVHWLLYGSLVFVPLTGWIHHAATTGFAPIWWPFGQDLPFVPKDAAVAELFAGLHYVLQWVLIAALVLHIAGAVKHHVIDRDMTLRRMLPGSAEMPQPPAQKHSLLPLLCALILWGGALTGGAMIGVFSHATDQSEVAELEAVQSDWQVTEGTLAITVQQFGNPVSGAFADWTAGITFDEPSTPGPAGSVDVTIAIGSLTLGSVTDQAMGADFFNAETFPTATFKGEITKTDTGYDATGPLTIRDQSVPITLPFTLDLQGDTASMTGKLQLNRLDFAVGAHMPDEGSLGFGVDVDITLTATRGQ
- a CDS encoding MerR family transcriptional regulator, with amino-acid sequence MIAIGEASRRSGVGIETIRYYEREGIVPKPERASNNRRLYSEHDVGRLRFLKKCRDLGFPLADAKILLNLSEGDREDCRSVKEVAEIHITKIRAKIDELGRLEAALSELTANCDSGNVSCPLLSQLRIS